In Tessaracoccus sp. MC1865, the DNA window CGTCGCGCCCGTCGACGCCCCGTGCATGTTCGACGGCGGCCCACAGGTTCTTCGCGTCCCGGACGAGCCGGGGGCGGAGATCCAGGCCCAGCAGTTCGGTGAAGACACCGGTGACGGGCGTGGCGGAACCGCGACGTCGGTGCAACACCTCTTCCAATTGCGGCGCGTTCGGCATCCAGGGCGCGGCGGCGCGTCCGGCCACGTGGTCCACCCACCCCTCGACCAGCGCGAGCAGGACCTCGAGCCGCTCCAGGATCTCCACCTGGGTGGACGTGCTGGCCGGCTGGAAGAAGGAACCGCGGACCTGTTCGCCCACCGCCACCATGTCCTCCATGGTCAGCTGCTCCAGGCTTTCCGGCCGCAGGGATTCCGCGATGGCGTCGAAGTCGATCGTGATCTCCCGCGCGTAGTGCGCGAGCAGCGCGCTGAGCTGGGGCGACAGCCAGCCGACGGCGTGGAAGAGCCGCTGCCTTGCCGCCTCACGGAGCAGCAGGTACAGCGTCACGTCGGTGTCGCTGGCGTCGAGGTCCTGGGTGAACTGGGCGACGTTGACGGGCACCATGACCACGTCGTTGGAGCCCAGCAGGTTGAAGCCGATCTCGGTGCCGGTGAGGATGTCGCCGGCCACCCGGGCCAGTTCCCGCTTCAGGCGGTCGCGGTAGATCAAGGAGGCCGACTGCTTCATCATGGGGCCCATCATCTGGGCGAGCGGCTGGAGCTCCTCGTCCTGCTCCGCACCACTCCCGCGGCGCAGGGCGTCTGCCAGACCGTCAATGATGGGATCTATCACCGCACGCCAGCCGTCACCGGTCTCGTCCAGCCACGCGCCCTTGGTCAGCGCCCGGGCGGGGCGGCCCGTCTCGAAGAAGGTGGTGACGGGGGAGAGCCAGTTCTGGGCGAGCCGCTCCGCGTCGACGATGGCGGAGCGCTCCTCCGACCGCAGCTCCGGGTCCCCGCCCGCCTCCGCGGCGAGGTGCTTGGCCGCGGTGAGGGTGGTGCGCCACGCCGCGTCCGGATCGCGGTCCGCGGCGGTCATGCCGAACATGAAGCCACCTCCCGAGGCCTGCATCTTCTGAACGTGCGCCACCAGATCCTCAAGATTCAGGTTGTCGGCATCACCCAGCCCGAGTTGCTCCAGCATCTTGCGCAGCTGCTCGAAGTCGAAAGGACCGAACGAGGGGTTGGACATCAGTTTCCTCCTGTGCACCGATACAGGCCATTGTTCCGCATGGGGCAAGCGCCGCGCGACCGCTTGTCGACGGTTGGTAGTGTGACGGCAGTCGCGCAGAAGGGAGCCGCCATGTCACGCAATGCCGTCGCCATTGTCAGTTCCCTGCTCTTCGCCGCGTTGGCAGCCCTGTTGGTCCTCACTCCGGTGCCGTACGTGGCCTGGCGGCCCGGCCAGACAGTGGACGTGCTGGGCAACACGGATTCCGGGCCCGTCATTGAAATCTCCGGGGGCCTTCCCACCCACCCGTCCGAGGGCCGCCTCCTGATGACGACGGTGTCGGCGACCCGGGTGGAGTCCACGATCAGTCTCCCTGAAGCCCTGTATGTGCACATGGCCACCGGCTCCGACGCGATCCCGCGCGAGATCTACTACCCCCCGGGCAAGACCATCGAGCAGGTGCGCGCCGAGGCCACCCTCCAGATGGACAACTCACGCACGTTGGCCATCGTCGCTGCGCTCCGCGCTGAGGGAGTACCCGTGGCGGAGGTACCCAGCGTCGGCGCGGTGTCGCTCACCGGCCCCGCCGCAGAGAAGCTGCTGCCTGGCGACATCATCCGGCAGGTGGACAACCAGCCGGTCGAGAACATCGACGAGTTGGAGAACGTGATCGCGGGCCGCTCGGTCGGGGACACCCTCACATTCACCATCCTGCGTGACGGCCAGCAGCGCACTGAGACCGTCACCACCAAGCCGAACGCCACCAACCCGCGCCTGCCGGATCTGGGCGTGCGCTGGGCCATCGGCTACCAGTACTCCCCGACGATCACGTTCGGGATCGATGCCGCCGTGACGGGCCCCAGCGCCGGGCTCGTCTTCGCGCTGGGCATCTACGACCGCATCACCGAAGGCGACCTGCTCGGCGGTCGCGTGGTCGCCGCCACGGGGTCCATCGACGCGAACGGCCGGGTGGGGCCCATCGGCGGCATCCGCGAGAAGATCACCGGCGCCCAGCGTGGCGGTGCCGAGATATTCCTGGTCCCGGAGCGCAACTGTCAGGACATCGGGGACCTCAGGACTGACCTGACCCTGATCAAGGTGGCCACGTTCAAGGACGCGGTGGCCGCCCTGCAACTCATCAACGAAGGAAACACTGCGGAGGTGCCTACCTGTGGCTGACCGACTTATCGCCTGCCTCATGGACGTTGAAAGACACGTCTCCGGCGCCGGATGGGACCAGCCGGCGCGGCTGTTCGCGCTGGTGACCACCGGCACGCTGCTGGATGTGGAGCCACATCTGCGGGGAAGGGTGCCGGACACGGCCCCCGACGCGCTCACCGCCATCGAGCAGGACGAGTTCCATGCGACGGACGATCTCTTCGCCAGGTTGGCGGGCATCTACTGGCCCGACACCGTCGAGGGCTGCGCCCTGGCACTCGAGCGGGCCTTCCTCCCCCCGGAGTATGAGAAGGACATCCCGGATGACCCGGATGAGGCGGCCATGTTCGTGATGAAGCACCCTGCCAAGACCGACGTGCGCGTCGTGGTGGGGGTGCTCCGCGACGGAGCCAGGCACGGGCTCGCCCGGCTCCAGGACAACCCGGACGACCTGCTGGGCGCCGAAGACCTTGTGCCCGGACTCGCCGACGCACTGCTCGATACCTTCAGGAGTGAGGACTCGTGAGCACCGAGACCCTGACCGACGCCCACGCCGAGCCACGGCGCGGACCCCTTCTCTGGACGGTACTCATCGTCGGCGGCCTGATCTTCCTCACGGTCATCGCCGCCCGCGTGGGCACCGACTACCTGTGGTTCCGAAGCATCGACTTCCAGACGGTGTTCACCACGCAGCTCGCCGCCCGCATCGGCCTGTTGTTGGTCTTCGGGCTGTTCCTGTTCGCCGTGGTGTTCTTCAGCCAGCTGATCGCCTACAAGCTGCGGCCCAAGGTCCGTCGGGCCAACCTCGACTCCGAGTTCCTCGTGCAACTGCGCGACGCCCTGGACCGGCGTTCCAAGGCGCTGATGGCCGTCCCGGCCGGCGTCCTCGGAATCCTCGGCGGACTCACCGCCGCGGGCGTCACGCCGACGTTCCTCGCCTGGTGGCACCGCACGCCGTTCGGCAAGGACGACCCGTACTTCGGCATGGACGCCAGCTTCTTCGTGTTCACCCTGCCGTGGCTGCAGTTCATCACCGGTTTTGTGCTCTTCTCCCTCATCGTGGGCGGCATCGCAGCAGCGTCCGTCCACTTCATGACCGGAGCGCTGAACACAGCGGCGTTCCGCGGGCGTGGCAACAGCCCCGCCATGGTGGGTGCCCAGCGGCACCTGTCGATCATGCTCGGCCTCGTACTGCTCGTCATCGCGGTGAACACGC includes these proteins:
- a CDS encoding zinc-dependent metalloprotease, with translation MSNPSFGPFDFEQLRKMLEQLGLGDADNLNLEDLVAHVQKMQASGGGFMFGMTAADRDPDAAWRTTLTAAKHLAAEAGGDPELRSEERSAIVDAERLAQNWLSPVTTFFETGRPARALTKGAWLDETGDGWRAVIDPIIDGLADALRRGSGAEQDEELQPLAQMMGPMMKQSASLIYRDRLKRELARVAGDILTGTEIGFNLLGSNDVVMVPVNVAQFTQDLDASDTDVTLYLLLREAARQRLFHAVGWLSPQLSALLAHYAREITIDFDAIAESLRPESLEQLTMEDMVAVGEQVRGSFFQPASTSTQVEILERLEVLLALVEGWVDHVAGRAAAPWMPNAPQLEEVLHRRRGSATPVTGVFTELLGLDLRPRLVRDAKNLWAAVEHARGVDGRDAVWGHPDLLPTRAHLEDPLSFTAGTAHAEPEEDEMDAELRKLLGGDSPR
- a CDS encoding PDZ domain-containing protein, which encodes MSRNAVAIVSSLLFAALAALLVLTPVPYVAWRPGQTVDVLGNTDSGPVIEISGGLPTHPSEGRLLMTTVSATRVESTISLPEALYVHMATGSDAIPREIYYPPGKTIEQVRAEATLQMDNSRTLAIVAALRAEGVPVAEVPSVGAVSLTGPAAEKLLPGDIIRQVDNQPVENIDELENVIAGRSVGDTLTFTILRDGQQRTETVTTKPNATNPRLPDLGVRWAIGYQYSPTITFGIDAAVTGPSAGLVFALGIYDRITEGDLLGGRVVAATGSIDANGRVGPIGGIREKITGAQRGGAEIFLVPERNCQDIGDLRTDLTLIKVATFKDAVAALQLINEGNTAEVPTCG
- a CDS encoding PPA1309 family protein → MADRLIACLMDVERHVSGAGWDQPARLFALVTTGTLLDVEPHLRGRVPDTAPDALTAIEQDEFHATDDLFARLAGIYWPDTVEGCALALERAFLPPEYEKDIPDDPDEAAMFVMKHPAKTDVRVVVGVLRDGARHGLARLQDNPDDLLGAEDLVPGLADALLDTFRSEDS